The Acidobacteriota bacterium genome has a segment encoding these proteins:
- a CDS encoding TldD/PmbA family protein encodes MAADTSLQDIAQRALEAVRASRADEGEIYVSRSVRRKVLTKAGRVETVERADTLGVGVRVLRDRRMGFSYASETSKEALREAVQRALSGATLSRRDEDFSFQAAEGPPGSERIPSEFESFEGVPDEERIAKALEIAEAAHSAERRVMFTETHCVDHAAEAAVATTHGFLGGYAFSNVYGYGEAVVREDGEKQAAHELDFSKNFRFLDARRIGRTAAERAAAKLHPTSFPTGRAAVVLAPPEVASLLEALEEALSAENVLKGKSRLEDRLGERVAAPCVTLVEDARDERGPSPLPMDDEGTPTHRTVLIRGGELVSFLHDLRTARKYATSPTGNALRAGFSTTPRITSVQMRLEAGTLGLGGLLREVGEGLHVEELMGLHTVNAVSGEFSLGASGHAIRGGEPAESVSGVALAGNLFDLLGNIALVGGNARYFVSGKETPSLAIEGLTVSGST; translated from the coding sequence ATGGCCGCAGATACATCCCTCCAAGACATCGCGCAGCGGGCCCTCGAGGCCGTGCGCGCCTCGCGCGCGGACGAGGGGGAAATCTACGTGTCGCGCTCCGTCAGGCGCAAGGTGCTCACGAAGGCGGGCCGGGTGGAGACCGTCGAGCGGGCCGACACGCTGGGCGTCGGTGTGCGCGTTCTCCGTGACCGCCGCATGGGATTTTCCTACGCGAGCGAAACCTCGAAGGAAGCGCTGCGCGAGGCCGTCCAGCGCGCTCTCTCGGGCGCGACCCTGAGCCGCCGGGACGAAGATTTCTCCTTTCAGGCCGCCGAGGGGCCGCCGGGCTCGGAGAGAATTCCTTCGGAATTCGAGTCGTTCGAAGGCGTCCCGGACGAGGAGCGCATCGCGAAAGCGCTCGAAATCGCCGAGGCGGCACATAGCGCGGAGCGGCGTGTCATGTTCACGGAAACGCACTGCGTCGACCATGCGGCCGAAGCCGCCGTCGCGACGACGCACGGCTTCCTGGGCGGCTACGCGTTCTCGAACGTTTACGGCTACGGCGAGGCCGTGGTACGCGAGGACGGGGAAAAGCAGGCGGCCCACGAGCTCGATTTCTCGAAAAACTTCCGCTTCCTGGACGCCCGCCGCATCGGGCGGACGGCCGCCGAGCGCGCCGCCGCGAAGCTCCACCCCACCTCTTTCCCGACGGGGCGCGCCGCAGTCGTGCTCGCTCCGCCGGAGGTCGCTTCCCTGCTCGAGGCCCTGGAGGAGGCGCTTTCGGCGGAAAACGTGCTCAAGGGAAAGTCGCGCCTGGAGGACAGGCTTGGTGAGCGCGTCGCCGCCCCATGCGTGACGCTCGTCGAGGACGCCCGCGACGAGCGCGGCCCTTCCCCCCTGCCCATGGACGACGAGGGAACGCCGACGCACCGCACGGTGCTCATCCGCGGCGGCGAGCTCGTGTCCTTCCTCCATGACCTGCGCACCGCGCGAAAGTACGCCACCTCGCCCACGGGAAACGCCCTGCGCGCCGGCTTCAGCACCACTCCCCGGATCACCTCCGTCCAGATGCGCCTCGAAGCGGGAACACTCGGACTCGGAGGATTGTTGCGCGAGGTGGGCGAAGGGCTCCACGTCGAAGAGCTGATGGGCCTTCACACCGTGAACGCCGTCTCCGGAGAGTTCTCGCTTGGTGCTTCGGGGCACGCCATCCGGGGCGGCGAGCCGGCCGAGAGCGTCTCGGGCGTCGCCCTGGCGGGCAATCTGTTCGATCTTCTCGGAAATATCGCGCTCGTGGGAGGCAACGCGCGCTATTTTGTTTCCGGCAAGGAAACCCCGAGCCTCGCCATAGAAGGCCTCACGGTAAGCGGCTCGACGTAA
- a CDS encoding alkaline phosphatase family protein, with protein MNFLKRFWGVALLAVALVVVAAWYFLREDHTRVLLVGFDGLDNRTLDRLIASGELPTFAKLRSEGAWGDLRSEQPLISPVLWTSIVTGRDPEAHGIYNFFEFYGDGEKMRPASSESRLAPALWNIASHYGRRVGAVNWFSSWPAERINGFVVTNEWTPQQAEKGRRGLFYPATLGETLASFAVPPRQVQDIYHRILAPPSMLDTLSEEGRAISGEFYSYMRAAETHRGMLSALQERYRPDLFMVYFTLPDTAGHFFAEYGPPPREGLPEGDMRAFARAVDNVYRYLDEVLADILELMDEHTTLIICSDHGFLSGLERPDVSSQRGRGHAAVWHRMTGVLMLYGRGVKRGFEIPFEVSLYDIVPTALALLDVPLSKELEGGPLGEVFEREAILASAAELVPSYAGVPRRLTVSATAEDVTELRKRLQALGYLTAGGEEEGEGWKEGAEHVRDLAGTYVNMGIVKAQKKKLDEARGLFKKAVEKDPSYAMAHFYVGRTEVGLGLLESALESFARAIEEDPDLVRAYLDAAKVYKRQGNFEQALALLEWAQTVDPRAPDAYRIEAFLHMELKRYDRAEAATRRALENMRVPETRAYFFNLLGLIVRGDEGRFLEAEDMFLKAAELNPGWFEPWFNLGALYDLLGRFQGAQKVLERAESLAPDNLAILNALGKVYADLGSRQEALKHFRRSLALAPGQSDIRRLVQLLEEKEGAAPDTGG; from the coding sequence ATGAATTTTCTCAAACGTTTCTGGGGTGTGGCGCTTCTGGCTGTCGCTTTGGTCGTGGTGGCGGCGTGGTACTTTCTGCGCGAGGACCATACGCGCGTTCTCCTGGTGGGCTTCGACGGGCTCGACAACCGCACGCTCGACCGGCTTATCGCGAGCGGAGAGCTGCCGACGTTCGCCAAGCTGCGGAGTGAGGGTGCGTGGGGCGATTTGCGCTCCGAGCAGCCCCTCATCTCGCCCGTCCTGTGGACGAGCATCGTCACGGGGCGCGATCCGGAAGCGCACGGCATCTACAATTTCTTCGAGTTCTACGGCGACGGCGAAAAGATGCGCCCCGCCTCGTCCGAGAGCCGTCTTGCTCCGGCGCTATGGAACATCGCCTCGCACTACGGACGCCGCGTGGGGGCCGTGAACTGGTTCTCCTCGTGGCCCGCGGAGCGCATCAACGGCTTCGTGGTTACGAACGAGTGGACCCCGCAGCAGGCCGAGAAGGGACGGCGCGGCCTTTTCTATCCCGCAACGCTCGGCGAGACGCTCGCTTCCTTTGCCGTGCCGCCTCGGCAGGTTCAGGATATCTACCACCGCATCCTTGCCCCTCCCTCGATGCTGGACACCCTTTCGGAGGAGGGGCGGGCCATTTCGGGAGAGTTTTACAGTTACATGCGGGCGGCGGAAACGCACCGCGGGATGCTTTCCGCGCTCCAGGAGCGCTACCGACCCGATTTGTTCATGGTTTACTTCACGCTTCCGGACACCGCGGGGCATTTTTTCGCCGAATACGGGCCGCCTCCTCGCGAGGGCTTGCCCGAGGGCGACATGCGCGCCTTCGCGCGGGCGGTGGACAACGTCTATCGGTACCTCGACGAGGTGCTCGCCGACATCCTGGAGCTCATGGACGAGCACACGACGCTCATCATATGCTCCGACCACGGATTCCTGAGCGGCCTCGAGCGCCCGGATGTCTCCTCGCAGAGGGGCCGTGGCCATGCCGCCGTATGGCACCGCATGACGGGCGTCCTGATGCTCTACGGGCGGGGCGTCAAGCGGGGATTTGAGATTCCCTTCGAGGTGTCGCTCTACGACATCGTGCCCACCGCGCTCGCGCTTCTTGACGTGCCTCTTTCCAAGGAACTTGAGGGCGGACCGTTGGGGGAGGTCTTCGAGCGAGAGGCAATCCTGGCCTCGGCTGCGGAATTGGTGCCGTCGTATGCCGGCGTGCCCAGACGCTTGACCGTTTCCGCTACGGCCGAGGACGTCACGGAGCTTCGCAAGCGCCTCCAGGCTCTCGGCTACCTTACCGCGGGGGGAGAAGAGGAAGGAGAAGGCTGGAAAGAAGGCGCGGAGCATGTTCGCGACCTCGCCGGCACCTACGTCAATATGGGCATCGTCAAGGCGCAGAAAAAGAAACTGGATGAAGCGAGGGGGCTCTTTAAGAAAGCCGTCGAGAAGGATCCTTCCTACGCCATGGCCCATTTTTACGTGGGACGCACCGAGGTCGGGCTCGGCCTCTTGGAGTCGGCGCTCGAGTCTTTCGCGCGGGCCATCGAGGAGGATCCGGACCTCGTTCGGGCCTATCTGGATGCGGCCAAGGTATACAAGCGGCAGGGGAATTTCGAGCAGGCGCTCGCGCTTTTGGAGTGGGCGCAAACGGTGGATCCAAGGGCTCCGGACGCCTATCGCATCGAAGCCTTTCTCCATATGGAGCTCAAGCGCTATGACCGCGCCGAAGCCGCCACCCGCCGCGCCCTCGAGAATATGCGCGTTCCCGAGACACGCGCCTATTTTTTCAATCTCCTGGGGCTGATCGTCCGCGGCGACGAGGGGCGCTTCCTGGAGGCCGAGGACATGTTCCTTAAGGCGGCGGAGCTGAACCCGGGGTGGTTCGAGCCGTGGTTCAACCTCGGCGCCCTTTACGATTTGCTCGGCCGGTTTCAGGGTGCCCAGAAGGTGCTCGAGCGTGCCGAGAGCCTCGCACCCGACAACCTCGCTATCCTCAACGCCCTCGGCAAGGTTTATGCCGACTTGGGCAGCCGCCAGGAAGCTTTGAAGCATTTTCGGCGCTCCCTCGCGCTTGCGCCTGGCCAGAGTGACATACGCCGGCTCGTTCAGCTGCTGGAGGAGAAGGAAGGGGCCGCTCCGGATACCGGCGGCTGA
- a CDS encoding potassium channel protein gives MLNVAPRLIMLFLAVVAVTLLGATGYMVLERWDFADALYMTVITLSTVGYREVGPLSPGGQWFTVALIVGGWAVVAGVFAQVAQIIVQGEVRHLFEKRRVGRMVERMNRHFIVCGFGRMGERIAKELHERRIPFAVIEKDSDKCTVLRSMGIPVVEGDASDEKVLRGAHIESARGLATTVDTDAENVYVVLTARGIAKDLYIVARASDEKASEKLRRAGASRVITPYTIGGRHMAQTLIQPAAVEFFELASGRGDNMDIDIERITIPPDSPCAGKALSESGIRGETDIIIVAVQKKNASMQFNPSSATVIESGDTLIAMGNPRSIEKIGRLVGATEAGG, from the coding sequence GTGCTAAACGTCGCCCCACGCCTTATCATGCTGTTCCTGGCCGTCGTAGCGGTAACCCTGCTCGGCGCTACGGGCTACATGGTTTTGGAGCGCTGGGACTTCGCCGACGCGCTTTACATGACCGTCATTACCCTCTCGACCGTCGGCTACCGCGAGGTGGGGCCCCTTTCGCCTGGCGGGCAGTGGTTCACGGTCGCGCTTATCGTCGGGGGCTGGGCGGTGGTGGCCGGCGTGTTTGCCCAGGTCGCCCAGATCATCGTCCAGGGCGAGGTCAGGCATCTTTTTGAAAAAAGGAGAGTCGGCAGAATGGTCGAACGCATGAACCGTCATTTCATCGTTTGCGGATTCGGGCGCATGGGGGAGCGGATCGCCAAGGAGCTTCATGAGCGCAGGATACCCTTCGCGGTCATCGAGAAAGATTCGGACAAGTGCACCGTCCTCCGCTCCATGGGCATCCCGGTGGTTGAGGGAGACGCGTCGGACGAGAAAGTCCTTCGCGGTGCTCACATCGAGTCGGCCCGCGGTCTTGCCACGACGGTGGATACCGATGCCGAGAACGTCTATGTGGTCTTGACGGCGCGGGGAATCGCGAAGGACCTCTACATCGTGGCCCGCGCCTCGGACGAGAAGGCCTCCGAAAAGCTCCGCCGCGCCGGCGCAAGCCGCGTCATCACCCCATACACCATCGGGGGCAGGCACATGGCGCAGACGCTCATCCAGCCCGCTGCCGTGGAGTTCTTCGAGCTGGCAAGCGGCAGGGGAGACAACATGGATATCGATATCGAACGGATCACGATTCCTCCCGATTCGCCATGCGCGGGCAAGGCGCTTTCCGAATCGGGCATACGCGGCGAGACCGATATTATCATCGTCGCCGTTCAGAAGAAGAACGCCAGCATGCAGTTCAATCCGTCTTCGGCCACCGTGATTGAATCGGGCGACACGCTCATCGCAATGGGCAATCCCCGGAGCATCGAAAAGATCGGGCGGTTGGTGGGCGCAACGGAAGCGGGAGGATAG
- a CDS encoding PAS domain-containing protein, with product MSVSRARRHRSQVLLLGAVLVFFAGTLLLVQIVRFRALERGLEEEFEQSALSRARLLEGWAQERGLLAPERQDDFFEALPAMQDTIAFSGAGFLSERDLQSGSQLSIAERLRLGRSKAVTRVAEDEAAVECYLLLADGRVLRTTFPAARQQWLMRMARRLSWFEGAALVLLFGLLIGLFFWYAAPFSRMLDAAGGGGSLSPLGGDERAYLVGTFEVAMRELRKRAETMERLSGEIARGVASGVITLDAEGRVVRANQAARGILGIESSPEGRGFADVFPAGRLRDLVENVLSTRKVVSEAETCHSTSQGEERTLAVSLSPMYDAEETFLGALCLLTDMTRLRNLEETLRLKENMARLGEMTAGVAHEFRNSLASILGFAQLIEKRTARSDETIAGYAQEILSETSEAQRVVNDFLRFARPVELKRERVLLRPLFEEIVREVDRGSASVGVEASPEAASLATSGDASLLKQVFLNLLRNALDAVREKGSGGRVRLRLEDGGEGARAVVEDNGVGMDAETKSRAFLPFFTTKERGTGLGLALVQKIVLSHDGSVHVESEPGRGTRAEVTLPKAGRG from the coding sequence ATGAGCGTGTCCCGCGCACGCCGCCACCGTTCCCAGGTGCTCTTGCTCGGAGCGGTCCTTGTGTTTTTCGCGGGCACGCTTCTTTTGGTGCAGATCGTGCGCTTCCGGGCGCTCGAGCGCGGCCTCGAGGAGGAATTCGAACAGAGCGCGCTCTCCAGGGCGCGGCTGCTCGAGGGCTGGGCGCAGGAGCGTGGGTTGCTCGCCCCGGAGCGCCAGGACGATTTTTTTGAAGCGCTCCCCGCGATGCAGGACACGATAGCGTTTTCCGGGGCGGGATTTCTTTCCGAGAGGGATCTTCAAAGCGGCTCTCAGCTTTCCATCGCGGAGCGCCTGCGCCTTGGCCGCTCCAAGGCCGTGACCCGCGTTGCGGAGGATGAAGCGGCGGTCGAGTGCTACCTTCTCCTCGCCGACGGGCGCGTCCTTCGGACCACCTTTCCGGCCGCGCGCCAGCAGTGGCTGATGCGCATGGCGCGCAGACTGAGCTGGTTCGAGGGCGCGGCGCTCGTGCTTCTGTTCGGCCTTTTAATCGGCCTGTTCTTTTGGTACGCGGCGCCGTTTTCGCGCATGCTCGATGCGGCGGGAGGCGGCGGCTCGCTCTCCCCGCTGGGCGGGGACGAGCGCGCCTATTTGGTCGGGACGTTCGAGGTGGCCATGCGGGAGCTCCGGAAGCGCGCCGAGACCATGGAGCGTCTGAGCGGCGAGATCGCCCGCGGAGTGGCAAGCGGCGTCATAACACTGGACGCTGAAGGGCGCGTCGTTCGCGCCAACCAGGCCGCGCGAGGCATTCTCGGAATTGAGTCGTCCCCCGAGGGGCGAGGCTTTGCGGACGTGTTTCCCGCGGGGCGCCTGCGCGACCTTGTCGAGAACGTTCTTTCGACGCGCAAGGTCGTGAGCGAGGCCGAAACGTGCCACTCCACCTCCCAGGGGGAGGAGCGCACGCTGGCCGTCTCCCTGTCCCCGATGTACGACGCCGAAGAGACCTTCCTCGGCGCCCTCTGCCTTCTGACGGATATGACCCGCCTGCGGAACCTCGAAGAGACGCTTCGCCTCAAGGAGAACATGGCGCGCCTCGGCGAGATGACGGCAGGCGTCGCCCACGAATTCCGAAATTCGCTCGCAAGCATCCTGGGCTTTGCGCAGCTTATCGAAAAGCGCACGGCCCGCTCCGACGAGACCATCGCCGGCTATGCGCAGGAGATTCTGAGCGAAACCTCCGAGGCCCAACGCGTCGTGAACGACTTCCTGCGCTTCGCGCGCCCCGTCGAGCTCAAGCGCGAACGCGTGCTCCTTCGCCCGCTCTTTGAGGAAATCGTCCGCGAGGTCGATCGGGGAAGTGCTTCTGTCGGCGTGGAGGCGTCCCCGGAGGCTGCTTCCCTTGCCACGTCGGGCGACGCGTCGCTCCTGAAGCAGGTTTTTTTGAATCTTCTGAGAAACGCGCTCGACGCCGTCCGGGAGAAAGGCTCCGGAGGCCGGGTGCGTCTTCGGCTGGAGGACGGGGGCGAAGGCGCCCGCGCCGTCGTGGAAGACAACGGCGTCGGCATGGACGCCGAAACGAAAAGCAGGGCTTTTCTTCCCTTCTTCACGACGAAGGAGCGCGGCACGGGCCTGGGCCTCGCGCTCGTGCAGAAGATTGTCCTGAGCCACGACGGCTCCGTGCACGTTGAGAGCGAGCCTGGCAGGGGCACGCGCGCCGAAGTGACGCTTCCGAAGGCGGGGCGGGGCTGA
- a CDS encoding lytic transglycosylase domain-containing protein: MTLPPGKVARVLDDEIPDYSEELARAVTPYDSLIEEMSEHHGADPRLVRAVVRVESNFDPAAVSRAGAMGLMQLMPLTARQYGTENPFDPKQNLDAGIRHLQSLLEKYDDLSFALAAYNAGGEAVERYGGVPPFRETQNYVRRVLQFYRGGAPSS; this comes from the coding sequence ATGACGCTTCCGCCCGGCAAGGTGGCGCGCGTCCTAGATGATGAAATTCCGGACTACTCCGAAGAGCTTGCCAGGGCCGTGACGCCGTACGATTCGCTTATCGAGGAAATGTCGGAGCACCACGGGGCGGATCCCCGCCTTGTGCGTGCGGTGGTGCGCGTGGAGTCGAACTTCGACCCGGCCGCCGTCTCGCGCGCCGGCGCGATGGGGCTCATGCAGCTCATGCCCTTGACGGCGCGGCAGTACGGAACCGAGAATCCTTTCGACCCGAAGCAGAACCTGGATGCCGGAATTCGGCATCTCCAGTCCCTGCTCGAAAAATACGACGACCTCTCCTTCGCGCTCGCGGCGTACAACGCGGGCGGGGAGGCGGTCGAGCGCTACGGCGGCGTTCCGCCCTTTCGGGAAACGCAGAACTACGTCCGCCGCGTCCTCCAGTTTTACCGCGGCGGCGCGCCTTCCTCATGA
- a CDS encoding citrate synthase, with protein MASTAKLTYNGKELELPVVEGSEGEIAVDISKLRPQSGLTTLDPGYANTGSCQSTITFINGEKGILRYRGYPIEEIAEKSSFLEVAYLLIYGVLPKKKELAAFVDNITHHTMLHENVKSFFGGFRRDAHPMAIASAVVGALATFYPEHISPAAGEGEKAKEAASLLVAKFPTIGAYSYKHSIGQPYVYPDNSLDYASNFLHMMFATPCEEYKVDPTAAKALDLLLILHADHEQNCSTSTVRVVGSSDANLFASVSAGVSALWGPLHGGANQAVIEMLGKIIASGDSGKKFLENCKDKKSNIRLMGFGHRVYKNFDPRATILKKTASEVLKKLKKTNPLLDVAMELEEIALKDSYFVERKLYPNVDFYSGIIYQALEIPTQMFTVLFAIGRLPGWIAQWMEMRQDPKRRIARPRQVYTGETKRPYVPISAR; from the coding sequence ATGGCCTCCACTGCGAAACTCACTTACAACGGTAAAGAGCTAGAACTGCCCGTTGTCGAAGGGTCCGAAGGCGAGATAGCGGTCGACATCAGCAAGCTCAGACCACAGAGCGGGCTTACGACGCTGGACCCCGGCTACGCCAACACGGGTTCTTGCCAAAGCACCATCACTTTCATCAATGGCGAGAAAGGCATCCTCCGCTACCGCGGTTACCCCATTGAAGAAATTGCGGAAAAAAGCAGCTTTCTTGAAGTGGCGTACCTGCTAATCTACGGAGTTCTCCCCAAAAAGAAGGAACTCGCTGCGTTCGTTGATAACATCACGCACCATACGATGCTTCACGAAAACGTCAAGTCCTTCTTCGGCGGCTTCCGCCGCGACGCGCATCCGATGGCTATCGCCTCCGCCGTCGTAGGAGCGCTCGCCACCTTCTACCCGGAGCACATTTCTCCTGCAGCCGGAGAGGGAGAGAAAGCGAAAGAAGCGGCGAGTCTGCTCGTCGCCAAATTCCCGACCATCGGCGCCTACTCCTACAAACACAGCATCGGGCAGCCTTACGTCTATCCAGACAACTCGCTCGACTACGCGTCGAACTTTCTACATATGATGTTCGCCACCCCCTGCGAGGAGTACAAGGTGGACCCGACGGCGGCCAAGGCGCTCGATCTTCTCCTAATCCTCCACGCCGACCACGAGCAGAACTGCTCGACGAGCACCGTCCGCGTAGTAGGCAGTTCCGACGCCAACCTCTTTGCGAGCGTCTCCGCCGGCGTAAGCGCTCTGTGGGGTCCGCTCCACGGAGGCGCCAACCAGGCCGTGATCGAAATGCTCGGGAAGATCATCGCATCGGGCGACAGCGGAAAGAAATTCCTCGAGAATTGCAAGGACAAGAAGAGCAACATCCGCCTCATGGGCTTCGGCCACCGCGTCTACAAGAACTTCGATCCGCGCGCCACGATTCTCAAGAAAACCGCTTCCGAGGTACTCAAGAAGCTCAAGAAAACGAACCCGCTCCTCGATGTCGCTATGGAGCTCGAAGAAATCGCGCTCAAGGACAGCTACTTCGTCGAGCGCAAGCTCTACCCGAACGTGGACTTCTATTCGGGAATCATCTACCAGGCGCTCGAAATCCCGACTCAGATGTTCACCGTTCTTTTCGCCATAGGGCGCCTGCCGGGCTGGATCGCTCAATGGATGGAAATGCGGCAGGATCCTAAACGCCGCATCGCAAGGCCGCGCCAGGTTTACACGGGCGAAACCAAGCGGCCCTACGTCCCGATCTCCGCGCGCTGA
- a CDS encoding pyridoxal-phosphate dependent enzyme, producing the protein MPALSMALIAEAAGFLEGRIRRTPVEPSPGLSRVLGVPAWLKLESLQITGSFKVRGALFRLSKLSDSERRAGIATCSAGNHGKAVAYAARELGVKATVYLPSNVDESKHRAILGYGAEAVISKFRGYDDTQAWAQEEAASSGRTFVHAYDDDYVMAGNGGSLAAEVLEDAPEARAFVLPVGGGGLSAGFSFYAKEKLRDAVVVGCQHKGSPGLALSLERGEAVTCMPAIETAAGGVEGGLGERTFQILKSRVAGVGLVEEEEIFEGVRWMLDEHQYLIEPSAAVAVAACLKGRVGQLKAPAAVILSGRNVSLETIERVVRRGAFPAGGRGTA; encoded by the coding sequence ATGCCCGCCTTGAGCATGGCCCTCATCGCGGAGGCGGCCGGGTTTCTCGAAGGCCGCATCCGGCGCACGCCCGTCGAGCCGTCGCCGGGCTTGTCCCGCGTGCTGGGTGTCCCCGCGTGGCTCAAGCTGGAGTCGCTTCAAATCACCGGCTCCTTCAAGGTTCGGGGCGCGCTCTTCCGGCTTTCCAAGCTGAGCGATTCGGAAAGACGGGCCGGCATCGCCACCTGCTCGGCCGGAAACCACGGGAAGGCGGTCGCCTACGCCGCGCGCGAGCTCGGCGTCAAGGCGACCGTCTACCTGCCCTCGAACGTGGACGAGTCGAAGCACCGCGCCATTCTAGGCTACGGCGCGGAGGCCGTCATCTCGAAATTTCGCGGCTACGACGACACCCAGGCCTGGGCGCAGGAGGAGGCGGCGAGCTCCGGCAGAACGTTCGTTCACGCCTACGACGACGATTACGTCATGGCCGGAAACGGAGGGTCGCTCGCCGCCGAGGTCCTCGAGGACGCGCCCGAGGCGCGCGCGTTCGTCCTTCCCGTGGGGGGCGGCGGCCTCTCGGCGGGATTTTCCTTTTACGCGAAAGAAAAGCTCCGTGACGCCGTCGTCGTCGGATGCCAGCATAAGGGCTCGCCGGGCCTCGCGCTTTCGCTGGAGAGAGGCGAGGCCGTAACATGTATGCCGGCCATTGAGACCGCCGCCGGCGGCGTCGAAGGCGGCCTCGGGGAGAGAACCTTTCAGATATTAAAGTCGCGCGTCGCCGGTGTGGGCCTTGTCGAGGAGGAGGAGATTTTTGAGGGCGTGCGCTGGATGCTCGACGAACATCAATATCTCATCGAACCTTCCGCCGCCGTTGCCGTCGCGGCCTGCCTCAAGGGGAGGGTGGGGCAGTTGAAAGCACCGGCGGCGGTCATCCTGTCGGGGCGGAACGTGAGTCTCGAGACGATAGAGAGGGTTGTGCGCCGAGGCGCTTTTCCAGCGGGAGGTCGCGGAACAGCATAG
- the atpD gene encoding F0F1 ATP synthase subunit beta, translated as MSKENIGKVIQIIGPAVDVEFDEILPEIYNAIRVEDEAGGEKREVVLEVAQHLGENRARCVALQPTEGLVRGMRAVDTGAPISVPVGEETLGRIINVLGQPVDEGGPVKADETLPIHRHPPTFGEQVTDIEMLETGLKVIDLIEPYKKGGKTGLFGGAGVGKTVIVMELIHNIAKFHSGYSVFAGVGERTREGNDLWSEMKESGVIKNTALVYGQMTEPPGARLRVGLTGVTVAEYFRDAMGQDVLLFIDNIFRFTQAGSEVSTLLGRMPSAVGYQPNLATEMGELQERITSTSKGSITSVQAIYVPADDITDPAPATTFAHLDASTELSRQIAELGIYPAVDPLASSSTILDPKIVGEEHYRTAREVQQTLQRYKDLQDIIAILGVDELSEEDKLTIARARKIQKFLSQPFHVAEQFTGLKGVYVKREDAVRGFRTILDGEVDDLPEQAFYMVGTLDDAKKKAGKLQEEAA; from the coding sequence ATGAGCAAAGAGAACATCGGAAAAGTCATCCAAATCATCGGGCCGGCGGTGGACGTCGAGTTCGACGAAATTCTTCCCGAAATCTACAACGCCATCCGCGTCGAGGACGAAGCGGGGGGCGAGAAGCGGGAGGTCGTCCTCGAGGTGGCCCAGCATTTGGGCGAAAACCGCGCCCGCTGCGTCGCCCTACAGCCGACCGAGGGGCTCGTGCGCGGCATGCGAGCCGTGGACACTGGCGCCCCCATCTCGGTGCCCGTGGGCGAGGAGACGCTCGGGCGCATCATCAACGTCCTCGGCCAGCCCGTGGACGAGGGGGGCCCGGTCAAGGCCGACGAGACCCTGCCCATCCACCGCCATCCCCCCACGTTCGGCGAGCAGGTGACCGACATCGAGATGCTGGAGACCGGCCTCAAGGTGATCGACCTGATCGAGCCCTACAAGAAGGGCGGGAAGACGGGCCTCTTCGGAGGCGCGGGCGTCGGCAAGACGGTCATCGTGATGGAGCTCATACACAACATCGCCAAGTTCCACTCGGGCTACTCCGTGTTCGCGGGCGTCGGAGAGCGCACGCGCGAGGGGAACGACCTGTGGTCGGAGATGAAGGAGTCGGGCGTCATCAAGAACACCGCCCTCGTCTACGGCCAGATGACGGAGCCGCCCGGCGCGCGCCTGCGCGTGGGCCTCACGGGCGTCACCGTGGCCGAGTACTTCCGCGACGCGATGGGGCAGGACGTGCTCCTCTTCATCGACAATATTTTCCGCTTCACGCAGGCGGGGAGCGAGGTCTCGACGCTGCTGGGGCGCATGCCCTCGGCCGTCGGCTACCAGCCGAACCTCGCGACCGAGATGGGCGAGCTGCAGGAGCGCATCACCTCGACGAGCAAGGGCTCCATCACCTCCGTGCAGGCGATATACGTGCCCGCCGACGACATCACGGACCCGGCGCCCGCGACGACGTTCGCCCACCTCGACGCCAGCACGGAGCTCTCGCGCCAGATCGCGGAGCTCGGCATATACCCGGCCGTCGACCCGCTCGCCTCCAGCTCCACGATTCTCGACCCCAAGATCGTCGGGGAGGAGCACTACCGCACCGCCCGCGAAGTGCAGCAGACGCTCCAGCGCTACAAGGACCTCCAGGACATCATCGCCATCCTCGGTGTGGACGAGCTTTCCGAGGAGGACAAGCTCACGATCGCGCGGGCGCGCAAGATCCAGAAATTCCTCTCCCAGCCCTTCCACGTGGCCGAGCAGTTTACGGGCCTCAAGGGCGTCTACGTGAAGCGCGAGGACGCCGTCCGGGGGTTCCGAACCATCCTCGACGGCGAGGTGGACGACCTGCCCGAGCAGGCGTTCTACATGGTCGGCACGCTCGACGACGCGAAGAAGAAGGCCGGGAAGCTGCAAGAGGAAGCGGCGTAA
- the atpC gene encoding ATP synthase F1 subunit epsilon yields the protein MALRLTLAVPENPLVQDEEAAWVVAPAAKGYVQILPGHAEYTATLGVGELRFAQGDSVRRFALAGGFLEVKGDAVTVLADEAAARESISREEAERELEAGREALGAARTTEEVDAALARERKAAAWLEAAKEE from the coding sequence ATGGCCCTCCGCCTCACCCTCGCCGTCCCCGAAAATCCCCTCGTCCAGGACGAGGAGGCGGCGTGGGTGGTGGCGCCCGCGGCGAAAGGCTACGTGCAGATCCTGCCGGGCCATGCCGAATACACGGCTACGCTCGGCGTGGGGGAGCTACGGTTCGCACAGGGGGACTCGGTGCGGCGCTTCGCCCTCGCGGGCGGTTTCCTCGAGGTCAAGGGCGACGCGGTGACGGTGCTCGCCGACGAGGCCGCCGCGCGCGAATCGATCAGCCGCGAGGAGGCCGAGCGGGAGCTCGAGGCCGGGCGGGAGGCGCTCGGCGCGGCGCGCACGACGGAGGAGGTGGACGCCGCCCTCGCCCGCGAGCGCAAGGCCGCGGCGTGGCTTGAGGCGGCGAAGGAGGAGTAG